One region of Candidatus Neomarinimicrobiota bacterium genomic DNA includes:
- a CDS encoding nucleotidyltransferase family protein codes for MSEIIDKLRRHLPELEKHYQVKSLGVFGSWTRGEQGKSSDLDLLVEFDENGPGLLGFVHLENYLSDLLDVRVDLVEKETLKPAIGRRILEEVQLL; via the coding sequence ATGAGTGAAATCATTGATAAGCTTCGCCGGCATCTACCGGAGCTGGAGAAGCACTACCAGGTGAAATCTCTGGGCGTATTCGGCTCCTGGACCCGCGGCGAGCAGGGCAAAAGTAGCGATCTGGATCTGCTAGTGGAGTTTGATGAAAACGGCCCCGGTCTGCTGGGTTTCGTTCACCTGGAGAATTATTTGAGCGACCTGCTGGACGTCAGGGTGGACCTGGTAGAGAAAGAGACGCTGAAGCCGGCCATCGGGCGCC